A portion of the Pseudarthrobacter defluvii genome contains these proteins:
- a CDS encoding fumarylacetoacetate hydrolase family protein, with translation MQFARIGATGKEIPALLHDKKYYSLEQVTRDIDSDFWETNGPVRAAAALAAGELAELTVDGVRIGAPIARPSSVICVGMNYAAHAAESGSAPPSVPIIFHKAPNTVAGPFDPVAIPRGSTKTDWEVELGVVIGRRASYLDSPSQAHDYIAGFVTVNDLSERTFQLEVSGGQWSKGKSCAGFCPTGPYLVTPDEVDARDLRLRSWVNGDIRQDSSTRDLIFGVEQVIYDLSQFLVLEPGDLVCTGTPEGVALSGRFPYLKAGDVVELEVAGLGRQRQEFFQG, from the coding sequence ATGCAATTTGCGCGCATAGGTGCCACAGGCAAGGAAATCCCCGCCCTGCTCCACGACAAGAAGTACTACTCCCTGGAGCAGGTGACGCGGGACATCGATTCCGACTTCTGGGAAACGAATGGGCCGGTGCGCGCTGCAGCGGCACTGGCCGCCGGCGAACTGGCTGAACTCACCGTTGACGGGGTCCGGATCGGGGCTCCGATCGCCAGGCCGTCCTCGGTGATCTGCGTGGGCATGAACTACGCAGCCCACGCAGCGGAATCCGGCTCCGCACCCCCTTCGGTCCCCATCATCTTCCACAAGGCCCCCAACACCGTGGCCGGCCCCTTCGATCCGGTGGCCATTCCGCGCGGTTCCACCAAGACGGACTGGGAGGTGGAACTCGGCGTGGTCATCGGCCGGCGCGCCTCCTACCTGGATTCCCCCTCCCAGGCCCACGACTACATCGCAGGCTTCGTCACCGTCAACGACCTGTCGGAGCGAACGTTCCAGCTGGAGGTATCCGGCGGCCAGTGGTCCAAGGGAAAGAGCTGCGCAGGTTTTTGCCCCACGGGCCCGTACCTGGTGACGCCGGACGAGGTGGATGCCCGCGACCTGCGGCTGCGCAGCTGGGTGAACGGCGACATCCGCCAGGACTCCTCCACCCGCGACCTGATCTTCGGCGTGGAGCAGGTGATCTATGACCTCAGCCAGTTCCTGGTCCTTGAGCCGGGAGACCTGGTCTGCACCGGCACCCCGGAGGGGGTGGCCCTGTCCGGGCGTTTCCCATACCTGAAGGCCGGAGACGTCGTCGAACTTGAAGTGGCGGGACTGGGCCGCCAGCGCCAGGAATTCTTCCAGGGCTAA
- the fdhA gene encoding formaldehyde dehydrogenase, glutathione-independent translates to MTGNKAVAYKEAGKVEVIDIDYPTFELKDGPGVNPANVGRPVNHGVILKTVATNICGSDQHMVRGRTTAPPDLVLGHEITGEVVEVGRDVEFIKVGDLCSVPFNIACGRCRNCKERKTGICLNVNPDRPGSAYGYVDMGGWVGGQANYVLVPYADWNLLKFPDKDRAMEKIMDLAMLSDIFPTGFHGATTAGVGVGSTVYIAGAGPVGLAAATSAHLLGAAVVIVGDMNEGRLAQARSFGCETVDLTQGEPKDQIEQILGVPEVDCAVDAVGFEARGHGKGAQEAPATVLNTLMDITAAGGALGIPGLYVTGDPGGIDEAAKKGSLSLSLGTGWAKSLSFTTGQCPVMKYNRQLMMAILNDKVNIAKNVNAKAIPLEDAPKGYAEFDAGAATKYVLNPNGYLS, encoded by the coding sequence ATGACAGGGAACAAAGCCGTTGCCTACAAAGAAGCGGGCAAGGTTGAAGTAATCGACATTGACTACCCAACGTTCGAGCTCAAGGACGGGCCAGGGGTCAACCCCGCCAACGTGGGACGCCCGGTCAACCACGGGGTGATCCTGAAAACGGTGGCCACCAACATCTGCGGCTCGGACCAACACATGGTCCGCGGGCGCACCACCGCCCCGCCAGACCTGGTGCTGGGCCACGAAATCACCGGCGAAGTGGTGGAGGTGGGCCGGGACGTCGAGTTCATCAAGGTCGGCGATCTCTGTTCGGTGCCATTCAACATCGCCTGCGGCCGCTGCCGGAACTGCAAGGAACGCAAGACCGGCATCTGCCTGAACGTGAACCCGGACCGCCCCGGCAGCGCCTACGGCTACGTGGACATGGGCGGATGGGTGGGCGGCCAGGCCAACTATGTCCTGGTGCCGTACGCGGACTGGAACCTGCTGAAGTTCCCGGACAAGGACAGGGCCATGGAGAAGATCATGGACCTGGCCATGCTCTCGGACATCTTCCCCACGGGATTCCACGGCGCCACCACGGCGGGCGTGGGCGTTGGTTCCACCGTGTACATCGCCGGGGCTGGTCCTGTGGGCCTAGCAGCGGCCACCAGCGCACACCTGTTGGGTGCCGCCGTCGTGATTGTGGGCGACATGAACGAGGGCCGGCTGGCGCAGGCGCGCAGCTTCGGCTGCGAGACCGTGGACCTCACCCAGGGCGAGCCGAAGGACCAGATCGAGCAGATCCTGGGCGTGCCTGAAGTCGACTGCGCCGTTGACGCAGTGGGCTTCGAAGCCCGTGGGCACGGCAAGGGCGCGCAGGAGGCGCCCGCAACCGTGCTTAACACCCTGATGGACATCACTGCGGCGGGCGGGGCGCTGGGCATCCCCGGCCTGTACGTCACCGGCGATCCGGGCGGCATCGACGAGGCAGCCAAGAAGGGTTCCCTCAGCCTGAGCCTTGGCACCGGCTGGGCGAAGTCGCTGAGCTTCACCACCGGCCAGTGCCCGGTGATGAAGTACAACCGGCAGCTGATGATGGCCATCCTCAACGACAAGGTCAACATCGCCAAGAACGTCAACGCCAAGGCGATCCCGCTGGAGGATGCACCGAAGGGCTACGCGGAGTTCGACGCCGGCGCAGCCACCAAGTACGTCCTCAATCCGAACGGCTACTTGAGCTGA
- a CDS encoding serine hydrolase, producing MSEHHVVPTPGRDAPPPTPRKPSSGKPSSSKARGNRRLLILALIVVVVIVGTITLAVVRSEPRSGAVVPTPPAVPAAPVAAAPPSLQDNVDNILSEADEYRIGLALADVSGGAERTFGDQDTFTAASTAKILTAAAYYHLVEEGQASLDAPMGDYDAAFQLKAMVNDSNNDSWLLLMDAVGYPQLIAYAGSIGVTYDPEQNLLTAADMALILKKLYAGELLNKENTDQLLSYMQDTNDENLIPAGSRPGVNVHHKYGEVSGELHDAALLTYGGSTFALVIYTENPDGVADDGQAEVIRDLTRAVEDALFPVGLAGK from the coding sequence ATGTCCGAGCACCACGTGGTGCCCACACCAGGCCGCGACGCTCCGCCGCCTACGCCGCGCAAGCCCAGCTCCGGTAAGCCCAGTTCCAGTAAAGCCCGGGGCAACCGACGGCTGCTGATCCTGGCGCTCATCGTGGTCGTGGTGATCGTCGGCACCATCACCCTGGCGGTGGTCCGGTCGGAACCGCGGTCGGGAGCAGTGGTCCCCACCCCGCCCGCCGTGCCCGCGGCGCCGGTGGCGGCAGCCCCGCCGTCGTTGCAGGACAACGTGGACAACATCCTGAGCGAAGCGGACGAATACCGGATCGGGCTGGCGCTCGCCGACGTCTCCGGGGGTGCAGAGCGGACGTTCGGGGACCAGGACACGTTTACGGCAGCCAGCACGGCGAAAATCCTGACGGCCGCCGCCTACTACCACCTGGTGGAGGAAGGGCAGGCCAGCCTGGACGCACCCATGGGCGACTACGACGCCGCCTTCCAGCTCAAGGCCATGGTCAATGACAGCAACAACGATTCCTGGCTGCTGCTGATGGACGCTGTGGGCTACCCACAGCTGATCGCCTACGCGGGCTCCATCGGTGTCACTTACGACCCCGAGCAAAACCTCCTGACCGCCGCGGACATGGCGCTGATCCTGAAGAAGCTGTACGCGGGGGAGCTCCTAAACAAGGAGAACACGGACCAGCTGCTCAGCTACATGCAGGACACCAACGACGAAAACCTCATTCCCGCTGGCTCCCGGCCGGGAGTGAACGTGCACCACAAGTATGGGGAGGTGTCCGGCGAACTGCATGACGCCGCCCTGCTCACCTACGGCGGGTCCACGTTCGCACTGGTGATCTACACGGAGAACCCGGACGGCGTGGCCGACGACGGCCAGGCGGAGGTGATCCGCGACCTGACCCGGGCCGTGGAGGACGCGTTGTTCCCGGTGGGATTGGCCGGCAAGTAG
- a CDS encoding SDR family NAD(P)-dependent oxidoreductase — protein sequence MEFAGIKAIVTGGASGIGAATVKLLQERGADVAVLDLNPDQAPAGVKAFHCDVSSDASVRRAVEEAAEQLGGIDVVVNNAGVGAQGTIEANDDDEWHRVFDVNVLGMVRVSRAALPHLRRSSHAAIVNTCSVAATAGLPQRALYSATKGAVLSLTLAMAADHLQEGIRVNCVNPGTADTPWIGRLLASAPDPAAERAALEARQPHGRLVSPEEVAGAVVYLASPLSGSTTGVDLAVDGGMQALRLRPRSAAS from the coding sequence ATGGAGTTTGCGGGAATCAAGGCAATCGTCACCGGCGGAGCCTCGGGAATCGGGGCCGCCACAGTGAAGCTGCTCCAGGAGCGCGGGGCGGACGTCGCCGTGCTGGACCTCAACCCCGACCAGGCACCGGCGGGAGTGAAGGCCTTCCACTGTGACGTCTCCAGCGACGCCTCCGTCCGCCGTGCCGTAGAAGAGGCTGCGGAGCAATTGGGCGGGATCGACGTGGTGGTCAACAACGCCGGGGTGGGTGCGCAAGGCACCATTGAGGCCAATGACGACGACGAGTGGCACCGGGTGTTCGACGTCAACGTGCTGGGCATGGTCCGTGTCTCAAGGGCGGCCCTGCCGCACCTGCGCCGGTCCAGCCACGCGGCGATCGTCAATACGTGCTCCGTGGCAGCCACCGCCGGGCTCCCCCAGCGCGCCCTGTACAGCGCTACCAAGGGTGCGGTGCTCTCGCTCACCCTGGCCATGGCAGCCGACCACCTGCAGGAAGGCATCAGGGTCAACTGCGTGAACCCGGGGACCGCCGACACTCCCTGGATTGGCCGTCTCCTCGCCAGCGCACCTGATCCTGCTGCGGAACGGGCGGCGCTGGAGGCACGCCAGCCGCACGGCCGGCTTGTCTCCCCGGAGGAAGTTGCGGGAGCGGTGGTTTACCTTGCCAGCCCGCTCTCCGGGTCCACCACCGGAGTGGACCTGGCAGTGGACGGCGGTATGCAGGCACTTCGGCTCCGGCCCCGTTCCGCCGCCTCCTAG
- a CDS encoding GNAT family N-acetyltransferase, which produces MSDITVRHNPERERFELLDAGNVIGKAAYKEYDGGESPQRIFYHTVVNEEYGGQGLAGRLATAALDSTVEAGSGIVPVCPFIKKFLAKHPDYLGSVVAVTPAHLEFLETALAARTRG; this is translated from the coding sequence TTGAGCGACATCACGGTCCGACACAACCCCGAGCGCGAACGCTTCGAGCTCCTCGACGCCGGCAACGTCATTGGAAAGGCAGCGTACAAGGAGTACGACGGCGGGGAGTCGCCGCAGCGGATTTTCTACCACACGGTGGTCAACGAGGAATACGGCGGGCAGGGCCTGGCCGGCCGGCTCGCCACAGCTGCCCTGGACAGCACCGTGGAAGCGGGCAGCGGCATCGTTCCCGTGTGCCCGTTCATCAAGAAGTTCCTGGCCAAGCACCCGGATTACCTGGGCAGCGTGGTGGCAGTTACCCCGGCGCACCTGGAGTTCCTGGAGACGGCACTGGCTGCCCGGACCCGGGGCTAG
- a CDS encoding RbsD/FucU domain-containing protein: protein MINYTLTHPGLLAALAESGHGTQILVADANYPHNTGAPASARRIALNLRPGLLTIDQILEVLVEAVPLEAAAVMTPPDGNWTEAVKGYERTLGTEVPITSHQRFEFYDAARSPNVAVVIASGDTRHYANLLLTIGVRPDVTA, encoded by the coding sequence ATGATCAACTACACCCTGACCCACCCGGGGCTGCTGGCGGCGCTCGCCGAGTCCGGTCACGGCACACAGATCCTGGTTGCTGACGCCAACTATCCGCACAACACCGGAGCACCCGCATCCGCCCGTCGCATTGCCCTGAACCTCCGGCCCGGCCTGCTGACAATTGACCAGATCCTCGAAGTCCTGGTCGAGGCAGTCCCTTTGGAGGCGGCAGCGGTGATGACCCCGCCGGACGGAAACTGGACGGAAGCCGTCAAAGGCTACGAACGGACATTGGGCACGGAGGTTCCAATCACGTCCCATCAGCGCTTCGAGTTCTATGACGCCGCCCGCTCGCCCAATGTCGCCGTCGTCATTGCCAGCGGCGATACAAGGCACTACGCCAACCTGCTGCTCACCATCGGTGTGCGGCCCGACGTAACGGCCTGA
- a CDS encoding hemolysin family protein has protein sequence MDSGALVNIGLVLGFVLLGGVFAAAEMALVSLRESQVRRIEKSGDTGARTAALARNPNRFLSTVQIGVTLAGFFSAAYGASAIAPDVVPLLEAVGLGAAAGPVSFIGMTLLVAYLSLVLGELAPKRLALQSPVAFTRVLAPPLISFSRLMRPAIWFLSVSTDAAVRLFGGDPRAKRPGITSEELWDMVAENEMLEESSRHILADVFGAGDRTLQEVMRPRTEVVFIDGAMTIADARTMVRDGPYSRFPVIGRSPDDVLGFVHIRDLMPGGEVQDQAPVRDITRKILAMPGTNRVLPSLSRMRRTNQHIVLVVDEYGGTDGVVTLEDLVEELVGEIYDEYDTGAEHEDRVTMANGTIDVDGGLILQEFTATSGIALPEGHYETVAGFMMDRLGRLPTAGDRVQIPGYVLTVLSMERLRIARIRVTPVTNHPGSTG, from the coding sequence ATGGACAGCGGCGCCCTGGTCAATATTGGGTTGGTACTCGGTTTCGTGCTGCTCGGGGGTGTCTTCGCAGCGGCGGAGATGGCCCTGGTGTCCCTGCGCGAAAGCCAGGTCCGCCGGATCGAGAAGTCCGGGGACACCGGGGCGCGGACGGCAGCGCTGGCGCGCAACCCGAACCGGTTCCTCTCCACGGTCCAGATCGGGGTGACGCTGGCCGGGTTCTTCTCGGCGGCCTACGGCGCTTCGGCGATCGCGCCCGACGTCGTGCCTCTCCTGGAAGCCGTGGGGCTGGGTGCGGCGGCCGGGCCCGTGTCCTTTATCGGCATGACCTTGCTGGTGGCCTATCTGTCCCTGGTGCTGGGCGAACTGGCGCCCAAGAGGCTGGCGCTGCAAAGCCCCGTCGCCTTCACCCGGGTCCTGGCCCCGCCGCTCATCAGTTTTTCGAGGCTCATGCGGCCAGCCATCTGGTTCCTGTCCGTCTCCACTGACGCCGCGGTCCGGCTCTTCGGCGGTGACCCGCGTGCCAAGCGGCCCGGCATCACCTCGGAGGAACTGTGGGACATGGTGGCCGAGAACGAGATGCTCGAAGAGAGCAGCCGGCACATTCTTGCCGACGTGTTCGGTGCCGGAGACCGGACCCTTCAGGAGGTGATGCGCCCCCGCACGGAGGTCGTCTTCATCGACGGCGCCATGACCATCGCGGACGCCCGCACCATGGTCCGCGACGGCCCCTATTCCCGGTTTCCGGTCATCGGCAGGAGTCCCGACGACGTCCTGGGCTTCGTGCACATCCGCGACCTGATGCCAGGCGGCGAGGTGCAGGACCAGGCGCCGGTGCGCGACATCACCCGAAAGATCCTTGCCATGCCGGGGACCAACCGGGTGCTGCCGTCGCTGTCCCGGATGCGCAGGACCAACCAGCACATCGTGCTGGTGGTGGACGAATACGGCGGCACCGACGGCGTGGTCACGCTCGAAGACCTGGTGGAGGAACTGGTGGGCGAGATCTACGACGAGTACGACACCGGCGCCGAGCACGAGGACCGCGTCACCATGGCCAACGGCACCATCGACGTGGACGGGGGCCTGATCCTCCAGGAGTTCACGGCAACGTCCGGGATCGCCCTGCCGGAGGGCCACTACGAAACAGTGGCCGGTTTCATGATGGACCGTCTGGGCCGCCTGCCCACTGCAGGCGACAGGGTCCAGATTCCGGGATACGTCCTGACGGTCCTCAGCATGGAACGGCTGCGGATAGCCCGGATCCGGGTCACCCCGGTCACCAACCATCCCGGCTCCACTGGCTGA
- a CDS encoding dienelactone hydrolase family protein produces MGNMMTLGNAETAVQAYVSEPTGTPKGGLVVVHEVWGLVRHTRDVADRFAAEGYLAVAPDLLSGAGGVADLSGELQEAAFDPQQRSNAQPRLRKHMAPIRSPEYAKHAVAALHVCFDHLEGVAGLTGRVAATGFCLGGTYTFSLAVSEPRLRAAVPFYGHAEFKDAELRGINCPVLAFYGDQDAALMDELPGLKSRMRAAGVEFEAVVYPGAGHAFFNDTNKYTYNAEAAADSWARTLAFLERSLEA; encoded by the coding sequence ATGGGAAACATGATGACGCTGGGCAACGCCGAAACCGCAGTCCAGGCATACGTCAGTGAACCGACCGGGACCCCCAAGGGCGGACTGGTGGTGGTCCACGAAGTGTGGGGGCTGGTGCGCCACACCAGGGATGTGGCGGACCGTTTTGCCGCGGAAGGCTACCTGGCGGTCGCCCCGGACCTGTTGTCCGGAGCCGGCGGTGTGGCGGACCTCAGCGGGGAACTGCAGGAGGCAGCGTTCGATCCCCAACAGCGCAGCAACGCCCAGCCGCGCCTGCGCAAGCACATGGCACCCATCCGTTCCCCGGAGTACGCCAAGCACGCTGTGGCTGCGCTGCACGTGTGTTTCGACCACCTGGAGGGCGTGGCTGGACTGACCGGCCGGGTGGCCGCCACGGGCTTCTGCCTGGGCGGGACCTACACATTCTCGCTGGCCGTTTCCGAACCCCGCCTGCGCGCCGCCGTCCCCTTCTACGGGCACGCCGAGTTTAAGGACGCAGAGCTGCGTGGCATCAACTGCCCGGTCCTGGCCTTTTATGGGGACCAGGACGCAGCCCTCATGGACGAGTTGCCTGGGCTGAAGTCACGCATGCGCGCAGCGGGGGTGGAGTTCGAGGCGGTGGTGTACCCGGGCGCCGGCCACGCCTTCTTCAACGACACCAACAAGTACACCTACAACGCCGAAGCTGCCGCCGACTCCTGGGCCCGCACACTCGCTTTCCTGGAGCGGAGCCTGGAGGCCTAG
- a CDS encoding amidohydrolase family protein gives MEAPSLQVVDSHVHVWDPDVLDYAWLADTSGLNRPFLPRDLPHTPENTRAAVFVQANCRDDQALKEVDWVSGLRTVWPQLAGIVAFAPISKGDAVEQDLDQLLERPLVRGVRQLFQDRDESFMLHQDTLAGARRVAASGLVFDACIRSGQMAPLAEFARRVPGLVIVLDHMGKPHIASGELTAWRNGMQELARCGNVAVKISGAGAEADPDRALSPQALPFIQETLDLFGADRCMVGSDFPVSLTRPDAYLDWITTVEQAVAGASEGERRNVAQETAVRVYRLEAAAEQVSPHEEKD, from the coding sequence ATGGAGGCGCCTTCACTGCAGGTGGTTGACTCCCATGTCCACGTCTGGGATCCGGACGTGCTGGACTACGCATGGCTGGCCGACACTTCCGGCTTGAACCGTCCGTTCCTGCCAAGGGACCTCCCCCACACCCCGGAAAACACGCGTGCCGCCGTTTTCGTGCAGGCCAACTGCCGTGATGACCAGGCACTCAAAGAAGTGGACTGGGTGTCAGGCCTCCGGACGGTCTGGCCCCAGCTCGCCGGGATCGTGGCGTTTGCGCCTATCAGCAAGGGCGACGCCGTCGAGCAGGACCTGGACCAGCTGCTGGAACGGCCCCTGGTCCGTGGGGTCCGGCAGCTGTTCCAGGACCGGGACGAATCCTTCATGCTGCACCAGGACACCCTGGCGGGAGCAAGGCGGGTGGCAGCATCCGGGCTGGTTTTCGACGCGTGTATCCGCAGCGGCCAGATGGCACCCCTCGCGGAGTTTGCCCGGCGTGTGCCTGGGCTGGTGATCGTGCTGGACCACATGGGCAAGCCGCACATCGCCAGTGGGGAGCTCACCGCGTGGCGCAACGGGATGCAGGAACTGGCCCGGTGCGGCAACGTTGCCGTCAAGATTTCCGGCGCCGGCGCGGAAGCTGACCCGGACCGCGCCCTGTCGCCCCAGGCACTGCCGTTCATCCAGGAGACGCTGGATCTCTTCGGGGCGGACCGCTGCATGGTGGGCAGCGACTTCCCCGTCTCCCTGACACGCCCCGATGCTTACCTTGACTGGATCACCACAGTGGAACAGGCGGTCGCAGGCGCATCGGAGGGCGAACGCCGCAACGTGGCGCAGGAAACCGCAGTCCGCGTCTACCGGCTGGAAGCGGCAGCAGAACAGGTAAGCCCACATGAGGAGAAGGACTGA
- a CDS encoding MFS transporter, with the protein MSNKSRTALAVAGLSLGTALNPLNSSMIAVALVVLRADFGLDVAAVTWVVTSFYLASAAGQPVMGRLADRFGPRRMFMLGMALVAITCALAPLAPNFALLCVARAVMALGTATAYPSAVVMVGELAHQAKVDTARPLGRLQMANTSAAAVGPVVGGLLVGFAGWQWLFLINVPLALAALLIVRKAAPPDKVREHGSVAELVRDSDVPGIAGFIGALLLVMMAALNVAPDYRWLMLAAGTVLAALFAWRELRFAKPFLDLRLLGRNRPLMLVYLAFAVFSSVYYFVFFGLPQLLQEAGGYDPGVVGLLMLPLAGMSVIATPWAVSAMGRFGVRRVLLAGVVLLTVVAALMWLLTGTLAIPLVVVLTALMGVPYGTVSIASNQGMFVSTRPQDRGVAAGIYQTCRYVGAITATVMIGVFAAGGVHQESWMRMVLAMVVLCAVTFGISVFWRQQKA; encoded by the coding sequence GTGAGCAACAAATCCCGGACTGCCCTGGCCGTCGCCGGCCTCAGCCTGGGTACGGCACTCAACCCGCTTAATTCGTCCATGATCGCTGTCGCCCTGGTGGTGCTTCGCGCGGACTTCGGGCTCGACGTTGCTGCCGTTACCTGGGTTGTTACCTCCTTCTACCTGGCCTCCGCCGCCGGCCAGCCGGTCATGGGCAGGCTGGCCGACAGGTTCGGGCCGCGGCGGATGTTCATGCTTGGCATGGCGCTGGTGGCCATCACGTGTGCCCTGGCTCCGCTGGCCCCGAACTTCGCGCTGCTCTGCGTGGCGCGGGCCGTCATGGCACTGGGCACCGCCACGGCCTATCCCAGCGCCGTGGTGATGGTGGGGGAGTTGGCCCACCAGGCGAAGGTTGATACGGCCCGTCCGCTTGGCCGGCTGCAGATGGCCAACACGTCTGCAGCCGCGGTGGGTCCCGTCGTCGGCGGCCTGCTGGTGGGCTTCGCGGGCTGGCAGTGGCTCTTCCTCATCAACGTTCCGCTGGCACTGGCCGCGCTGCTGATCGTCCGGAAGGCCGCACCACCGGATAAGGTCCGGGAGCACGGCAGTGTGGCAGAGTTGGTGCGGGACTCCGACGTCCCCGGCATCGCCGGGTTCATCGGTGCCCTGCTGCTGGTCATGATGGCCGCACTGAACGTGGCGCCGGACTACCGCTGGTTGATGCTGGCCGCCGGAACCGTCCTCGCGGCATTGTTTGCCTGGCGGGAGCTGCGCTTCGCCAAGCCGTTCCTGGACCTGCGGCTGCTGGGCCGGAACCGGCCGCTGATGCTGGTGTACCTGGCCTTCGCCGTGTTCAGCAGCGTCTACTACTTCGTCTTCTTCGGCCTGCCGCAGCTGCTGCAGGAAGCCGGCGGCTACGATCCCGGCGTCGTGGGCCTGCTGATGCTGCCCCTGGCCGGTATGTCCGTAATCGCAACCCCTTGGGCTGTCTCCGCGATGGGAAGGTTCGGCGTCCGGCGGGTGCTGCTGGCCGGCGTCGTCCTTTTGACAGTGGTGGCGGCACTCATGTGGCTGCTGACCGGGACGCTGGCCATCCCGTTAGTGGTGGTCCTGACCGCGCTGATGGGCGTGCCGTACGGCACCGTGAGTATCGCCTCGAATCAGGGCATGTTCGTGTCCACCCGGCCGCAGGACCGCGGTGTGGCGGCCGGCATCTACCAGACCTGCCGCTACGTGGGCGCGATTACCGCCACGGTGATGATCGGGGTGTTCGCGGCCGGCGGGGTGCACCAGGAGAGCTGGATGCGGATGGTGCTGGCCATGGTGGTGCTCTGCGCAGTGACGTTCGGGATTTCCGTGTTCTGGCGGCAACAGAAGGCGTAG
- a CDS encoding aldo/keto reductase codes for MQAETRTIPGTDVQLPVLGFGGAPIGNLYREVPEQEAVDAVTGAWEGGVRYFDTAPHYGLGLSERRMGAALAGKDRDSYVLSTKIGRLLRPNPSPEGKDTEGFDVPDTVHRVRDYSRDGVLRSIEESLQRLGTDRIDIVYIHDPDDYWAEAVEGAAPALSALRDEGVIRAWGAGMNQSEMLHRFVTETDIDVVMLAGRYTLLEQGAARDLLPACLERSVGVVNVGVFNSGLLSKERPAANATYNYAPAPQELLDRANLLADVCESHGTTLPAAALHYPYQHPAVTSVVLGMRTPAQVKGNLDLAAQSVPAELWTDLRDRGLIA; via the coding sequence ATGCAAGCAGAAACCCGCACCATTCCTGGTACTGACGTCCAACTGCCAGTGCTCGGCTTCGGCGGGGCACCCATCGGCAATCTCTACAGGGAGGTGCCCGAGCAGGAAGCGGTCGACGCCGTCACCGGGGCTTGGGAGGGCGGCGTGCGGTATTTTGACACCGCCCCGCACTACGGGCTGGGGCTGTCCGAACGCCGCATGGGTGCCGCGCTGGCAGGGAAAGACCGCGACAGCTATGTGCTCAGCACCAAGATTGGGCGGCTGCTGCGGCCCAACCCGTCGCCCGAAGGCAAGGATACGGAAGGCTTCGACGTCCCTGACACTGTGCACCGGGTCCGGGACTACTCACGTGACGGGGTGCTGCGCTCCATAGAGGAGAGCCTGCAGCGGCTGGGGACCGACCGGATCGACATCGTCTACATCCATGACCCGGATGATTACTGGGCGGAGGCCGTGGAAGGCGCGGCCCCGGCACTGTCCGCGCTGCGCGACGAAGGGGTGATCCGCGCCTGGGGTGCAGGAATGAACCAGTCCGAAATGCTCCACCGCTTCGTCACCGAGACGGACATCGACGTGGTCATGCTCGCCGGCAGGTACACGCTGCTGGAGCAGGGTGCGGCCCGGGACCTCCTCCCGGCGTGCCTGGAACGCAGCGTCGGCGTGGTAAATGTGGGCGTCTTCAATTCAGGGCTGCTGTCCAAGGAACGCCCCGCCGCCAACGCCACCTACAACTACGCCCCTGCCCCGCAGGAACTGCTGGACAGGGCGAACCTGCTGGCGGACGTTTGCGAATCGCACGGGACCACCCTGCCGGCGGCCGCCCTCCACTACCCCTACCAGCACCCCGCCGTGACAAGCGTTGTCTTGGGCATGCGGACGCCTGCCCAGGTGAAGGGAAACCTGGACCTGGCCGCCCAAAGCGTCCCGGCCGAGTTGTGGACTGACCTGCGCGACCGCGGACTCATCGCCTGA